Proteins from a genomic interval of Siniperca chuatsi isolate FFG_IHB_CAS linkage group LG10, ASM2008510v1, whole genome shotgun sequence:
- the prdm16 gene encoding histone-lysine N-methyltransferase PRDM16 isoform X9 — protein sequence MRGGVCAADPSILLAGDKTRRSGRRVTERAPRGNRESLMRERESQKERERERDSSSSSKTRSLTRLESSPAEERRASSSQRERSPIRSQRAGPLRDFLSPALFAAAPRSLSGRPTMGCVANSTGTEVLLQLEALRSAAQLSQLFRLTEKRKIYYKAVRDIEAGEELLVYMKDGIFPEGSMAPNLQDEQMYRCEDCDELFSSTLELRRHQKYSCSSTGSIFDTLREDFKQEREDSDEPVHECKDCEKIFPNEYSLGQHMIVHTEEREYKCDQCPKAFNWKSNLIRHQMSHDSGKRFECENCDKVQHTRHVFTDPSNLQRHIRSQHVGARAHTCPECGKTFATSSGLKQHKHIHSSVKPFICPDGLRLFAPPGEVCHKSYTQFSNLCRHKRMHADCRTQIKCKDCGQLFSTTSSLNKHRRFCEGKNHYGSPAGLFNPGIPMSSSPIMAKAKSHHPHLAGLNQSGLGFTDYFPSRPHPHAGLPFSSGPHGFPSLPHGFPGIFPPSLYPRPPLLPASSLIKSPLGCSSQEVKLPRSPLDAPPLSLVSSTNSNGGHSLSQLEDKEKENKLDLSSSGEAKPKSKMADMSDCSDLEDVNTTSGTDLDTTTGTASGDGSDLDSDGESERERSGKRRKPSGAISSQEGHQLEDTNSALISAVSSSGNIAIDRPFLSSASSQHSFFPPPDEQALPPTTTNANAATTDSIKAIASIAEKYFGPGLIGLHQEKKMGPLPYHSMFPFQFLPNFHNSLYPFSADRGALNPSMFFKAEPKSPREQLHKMVSGAPGAPASTAESPFDLTTKPKETKLAPSTPTNPSNPSSTTGSSSGSLAISSGEEQPLDLSISSRSRGGHNGVAAEPQNRKNHIFGIGKGVSIKDETPAGFPHPHSQLLHQSSITQHQQPQAQPHQPPPLHYAKPSAFFMDPIYSRVEKRKLLDPVGALKEKFLRPSPPLFHPQMSAMENMTEKLESFGALKLDAPPNSLQHTAHPLFNFRSPPPSLSDAILRKGKERYACRYCGKIFPRSANLTRHLRTHTGEQPYRCKYCDRSFSISSNLQRHVRNIHNKEKPFKCHLCNRCFGQQTNLDRHLKKHEHENIPVSQQSGMLSNLGTTISSPNSEPDNHALLDEKEDSYFSEIRNFISNSEMNQASSSTDKRSDQAEEECPSSHSLSNSKLGLQGLEEEEEEVEGDDEEEEEGSLTEKSHDEAPESPSPITTGVFEEDEDEDETETAPLAMSYEHTRRCIEEEGSLLDLEGLPSFPKSLEGLRKAASEEQPFDVKDIFNTSLESEALKESLYRQAKTQAYAMMLSLSENNPLHAPSQNSLDAWLSMGGGPSETGSFHPLNHI from the exons ATGCGGGGAGGGGTCTGCGCCGCAGATCCCTCAATCCTTTTGGCTGGAGATAAGACGAGGAGGAGTGGCCGACGGGTAACCGAGAGAGCACCAAGGGGCAATAGGGAATCactaatgagagagagagagagtcagaaagaaagagagagagagagagactcatcatcatcatcaaagacGCGCTCACTGACTAGATTAGAGAGTAGCCCAGCAGAGGAGCGTCGGGCTTCATCCAGCCAGAGGGAACGATCGCCGATCCGTTCGCAGCGCGCCGGGCCGCTCCGCGACTTCCTCTCCCCGGCCCTGTTCGCTGCAGCGCCCCGCTCCCTCTCCGGTAGACCTACTATGGGTTGTGTCGCTAACTCCACCGGGACTGAAGTGCTACTGCAGCTGGAGGCTCTCCGCAGCGCCGCGCAACTTTCTCAACTCTTCCGTCTCACGGAGAAAAGAAAG attTATTATAAAGCTGTCCGGGACATTGAAGCAGGGGAGGAGCTTTTAGTGTATATGAAGGACGGTATTTTCCCCGAGGGATCCATGGCACCCAACCTACAAG acGAGCAAATGTACCGCTGTGAAGACTGTGATGAGCTGTTCTCCTCAACACTTGAGCTGCGGCGGCACCAAAAGTATTCGTGCTCCAGTACCGGCTCCATCTTTGACACACTGAGAGAGGACTTCAAACAAGAACGTGAGGATAGCGACGAGCCCGTCCACGAGTGTAAAGACTGTGAGAAGATCTTCCCAAATGAGTACAG TCTGGGCCAACACATGATAGTCCATACAGAGGAGAGGGAGTACAAGTGTGACCAGTGCCCCAAAGCTTTCAACTGGAAGTCCAACCTCATCCGTCACCAGATGTCACATGACAGTGGCAAGCGCTTTGAGTGTGAAAACTGTGATAAGGTACAGCATACCCGGCAC GTGTTCACAGATCCCAGCAATCTTCAACGCCACATCCGCTCCCAGCACGTGGGGGCACGCGCTCACACATGTCCTGAATGTGGCAAGACCTTTGCCACCTCATCAGGCCTCAAGCAGCATAAGCACATCCACAGCAGTGTCAAACCCTTTATCT GCCCTGATGGGCTGCGTCTTTTTGCTCCCCCAGGCGAGGTGTGCCACAAATCCTACACCCAGTTCTCCAACCTCTGCCGCCACAAACGTATGCATGCTGACTGCCGCACCCAGATCAAGTGTAAGGACTGCGGGCAGTTGTTCAGCACTACCTCCTCCCTCAACAAACATCGTCGCTTCTGTGAGGGCAAAAACCATTATGGCTCTCCAGCGGGGCTGTTCAACCCTGGCATCCCCATGAGCTCCAGCCCTATCATGGCCAAGGCCAAGTCCCATCATCCCCACCTTGCAGGTCTAAACCAGTCAGGTTTAGGCTTCACTGACTACTTTCCCTCCCGACCTCACCCTCACGCTGGCTTGCCCTTTTCTTCAGGACCCCATGGTTTCCCATCGCTCCCACATGGTTTCCCAGGTATCTTCCCCCCATCACTGTATCCGCGACCACCTTTATTGCCAGCCAGTTCATTGATAAAGAGCCCTCTGGGGTGCAGCAGTCAGGAGGTGAAACTGCCTCGGAGTCCTCTAGATGCCCCTCCTCTGTCCCTGGTTAGCTCCACAAACAGCAATGGCGGTCACAGTTTGAGTCAGCtggaagacaaagagaaagagaacaaactGGATTTGTCTTCTAGTGGAGAAGCCAAGCCTAAATCTAAGATGGCAGACATGTCTGACTGTAGTGACCTTGAAGACGTTAATACCACAAGTGGGACAGATTTGGACACCACCACTGGTACTGCTTCAGGTGATGGTTCTGACCTGGATAGCGATGGAGAGAGTGAACGTGAGCGAAGTGGTAAAAGAAGGAAGCCGTCTGGGGCCATATCAAGTCAAGAAGGCCACCAATTAGAAGACACGAACAGTGCGTTGATATCAGCCGTGTCTAGTTCGGGGAACATTGCTATTGATCGTCCGTTTCTCTCTTCTGCATCATCCCAGCACTCCTTCTTCCCGCCACCTGATGAGCAAGCCCTCCCGCCCACCACCACAAATGCCAATGCAGCCACCACAGATTCCATCAAAGCCATCGCCTCTATTGCTGAGAAATATTTTGGTCCGGGTTTGATTGGTCTTCATCAGGAGAAAAAGATGGGTCCATTGCCCTACCATTCCATGTTTCCCTTCCAGTTCCTGCCCAACTTCCACAACTCCCTCTATCCCTTCAGCGCTGATCGAGGTGCCCTCAATCCTAGCATGTTCTTTAAGGCAGAGCCCAAGTCACCTCGTGAGCAGCTACACAAGATGGTTTCTGGTGCCCCAGGAGCTCCTGCTTCTACAGCGGAGTCACCATTTGATCTCACCACAAAGCCCAAGGAGACCAAGTTAGCTCCTTCCACCCCAACAAACCCCTCAAACCCCAGCAGTACTACTGGAAGCAGTAGTGGAAGTTTAGCAATATCAAGCGGTGAAGAACAGCCGTTGGACCTCAGCATTAGCAGCCGGAGCCGAGGTGGTCATAATGGTGTGGCAGCTGAGCCACAAAATAGAAAGAACCACATCTTTGGAATTGGAAAGGGTGTCTCCATCAAGGACGAAACCCCAGCTGGGTTTCCACACCCCCATTCCCAGTTACTGCACCAATCCTCCATCACCCAGCACCAGCAGCCCCAGGCACAGCCACACCAGCCACCACCCCTGCACTACGCCAAGCCCTCAGCCTTCTTCATGGATCCCATATACAG CAGGGTGGAGAAGAGGAAGCTACTCGACCCTGTAGGAgctctaaaggaaaagttcCTCAGGCCCTCACCACCACTCTTCCATCCACAG ATGTCAGCCATGGAGAATATGACAGAGAAGCTGGAGAGCTTTGGTGCTCTGAAACTGGATGCGCCGCCCAATTCACTGCAACACACAGCTCATCCACTGTTCAATTTCCGCTCACCACCACCTTCCCTCTCAGATGCCATCCTCCGCAAGGGCAAGGAGCGTTATGCATGCAG GTACTGTGGGAAAATCTTCCCTCGTTCGGCAAACCTCACCAGACACTTGCGGACACACACAGGGGAACAACCCTACAG GTGTAAATACTGTGACCGCTCATTCAGCATCTCATCCAATCTTCAACGCCACGTTCGCAACATCCATAACAAGGAGAAACCCTTCAAATGTCACCTGTGCAACCGCTGCTTTGGTCAGCAAACCAACCTCGACCGCCATCTCAAGAAGCACGAGCATGAGAACATTCCTG TGAGCCAACAGTCCGGGATGCTTTCCAACCTAGGAACCACCATCTCCTCCCCAAACTCCGAGCCAGACAATCATGCACTTTTAGATGAGAAGGAGGACTCGTACTTCTCAGAAATCCGCAACTTCATTTCCAACAGTGAGATGAACCAGGCCTCCAGCTCCACGGATAAGAG ATCAGACCAGGCAGAGGAGGAGTGTCCATCTAGCCACAGTTTGTCCAACTCCAAGCTAGGGCTCCAggggctggaggaggaggaagaggaagtggagggcgacgatgaggaggaggaggaaggcagcCTGACAGAGAAGTCTCACGACGAGGCACCTGAGTCCCCATCTCCCATCACAACAGGCGTGTTtgaggaggatgaggacgaGGACGAGACAGAGACGGCTCCATTAGCTATGAGCTATGAACACACTCGCAG GTGTATAGAGGAGGAGGGCTCTCTCTTGGACCTGGAGGGTCTGCCCAGCTTTCCCAAGAGCCTGGAGGGGTTACGTAAAGCAGCCAGTGAAGAGCAACCCTTTGATGTTAAAGACATATTTAACACTTCACTAGAGTCGGAGGCATTGAAAGAGTCATTGTACAGGCAGGCTAAAACCCAG GCTTATGCAATGATGCTGTCTCTCTCGGAGAACAACCCTTTGCATGCGCCCTCCCAGAACTCTCTGGACGCTTGGCTGAGCATGGGAGGTGGACCGTCTGAGACAGGCAGCTTTCACCCGCTCAACCACATctag
- the prdm16 gene encoding histone-lysine N-methyltransferase PRDM16 isoform X11 codes for MRERESQKERERERDSSSSSKTRSLTRLESSPAEERRASSSQRERSPIRSQRAGPLRDFLSPALFAAAPRSLSGRPTMGCVANSTGTEVLLQLEALRSAAQLSQLFRLTEKRKIYYKAVRDIEAGEELLVYMKDGIFPEGSMAPNLQDEQMYRCEDCDELFSSTLELRRHQKYSCSSTGSIFDTLREDFKQEREDSDEPVHECKDCEKIFPNEYSLGQHMIVHTEEREYKCDQCPKAFNWKSNLIRHQMSHDSGKRFECENCDKVQHTRHVFTDPSNLQRHIRSQHVGARAHTCPECGKTFATSSGLKQHKHIHSSVKPFICEVCHKSYTQFSNLCRHKRMHADCRTQIKCKDCGQLFSTTSSLNKHRRFCEGKNHYGSPAGLFNPGIPMSSSPIMAKAKSHHPHLAGLNQSGLGFTDYFPSRPHPHAGLPFSSGPHGFPSLPHGFPGIFPPSLYPRPPLLPASSLIKSPLGCSSQEVKLPRSPLDAPPLSLVSSTNSNGGHSLSQLEDKEKENKLDLSSSGEAKPKSKMADMSDCSDLEDVNTTSGTDLDTTTGTASGDGSDLDSDGESERERSGKRRKPSGAISSQEGHQLEDTNSALISAVSSSGNIAIDRPFLSSASSQHSFFPPPDEQALPPTTTNANAATTDSIKAIASIAEKYFGPGLIGLHQEKKMGPLPYHSMFPFQFLPNFHNSLYPFSADRGALNPSMFFKAEPKSPREQLHKMVSGAPGAPASTAESPFDLTTKPKETKLAPSTPTNPSNPSSTTGSSSGSLAISSGEEQPLDLSISSRSRGGHNGVAAEPQNRKNHIFGIGKGVSIKDETPAGFPHPHSQLLHQSSITQHQQPQAQPHQPPPLHYAKPSAFFMDPIYSRVEKRKLLDPVGALKEKFLRPSPPLFHPQMSAMENMTEKLESFGALKLDAPPNSLQHTAHPLFNFRSPPPSLSDAILRKGKERYACRYCGKIFPRSANLTRHLRTHTGEQPYRCKYCDRSFSISSNLQRHVRNIHNKEKPFKCHLCNRCFGQQTNLDRHLKKHEHENIPVSQQSGMLSNLGTTISSPNSEPDNHALLDEKEDSYFSEIRNFISNSEMNQASSSTDKRSDQAEEECPSSHSLSNSKLGLQGLEEEEEEVEGDDEEEEEGSLTEKSHDEAPESPSPITTGVFEEDEDEDETETAPLAMSYEHTRRLMQ; via the exons atgagagagagagagagtcagaaagaaagagagagagagagagactcatcatcatcatcaaagacGCGCTCACTGACTAGATTAGAGAGTAGCCCAGCAGAGGAGCGTCGGGCTTCATCCAGCCAGAGGGAACGATCGCCGATCCGTTCGCAGCGCGCCGGGCCGCTCCGCGACTTCCTCTCCCCGGCCCTGTTCGCTGCAGCGCCCCGCTCCCTCTCCGGTAGACCTACTATGGGTTGTGTCGCTAACTCCACCGGGACTGAAGTGCTACTGCAGCTGGAGGCTCTCCGCAGCGCCGCGCAACTTTCTCAACTCTTCCGTCTCACGGAGAAAAGAAAG attTATTATAAAGCTGTCCGGGACATTGAAGCAGGGGAGGAGCTTTTAGTGTATATGAAGGACGGTATTTTCCCCGAGGGATCCATGGCACCCAACCTACAAG acGAGCAAATGTACCGCTGTGAAGACTGTGATGAGCTGTTCTCCTCAACACTTGAGCTGCGGCGGCACCAAAAGTATTCGTGCTCCAGTACCGGCTCCATCTTTGACACACTGAGAGAGGACTTCAAACAAGAACGTGAGGATAGCGACGAGCCCGTCCACGAGTGTAAAGACTGTGAGAAGATCTTCCCAAATGAGTACAG TCTGGGCCAACACATGATAGTCCATACAGAGGAGAGGGAGTACAAGTGTGACCAGTGCCCCAAAGCTTTCAACTGGAAGTCCAACCTCATCCGTCACCAGATGTCACATGACAGTGGCAAGCGCTTTGAGTGTGAAAACTGTGATAAGGTACAGCATACCCGGCAC GTGTTCACAGATCCCAGCAATCTTCAACGCCACATCCGCTCCCAGCACGTGGGGGCACGCGCTCACACATGTCCTGAATGTGGCAAGACCTTTGCCACCTCATCAGGCCTCAAGCAGCATAAGCACATCCACAGCAGTGTCAAACCCTTTATCT GCGAGGTGTGCCACAAATCCTACACCCAGTTCTCCAACCTCTGCCGCCACAAACGTATGCATGCTGACTGCCGCACCCAGATCAAGTGTAAGGACTGCGGGCAGTTGTTCAGCACTACCTCCTCCCTCAACAAACATCGTCGCTTCTGTGAGGGCAAAAACCATTATGGCTCTCCAGCGGGGCTGTTCAACCCTGGCATCCCCATGAGCTCCAGCCCTATCATGGCCAAGGCCAAGTCCCATCATCCCCACCTTGCAGGTCTAAACCAGTCAGGTTTAGGCTTCACTGACTACTTTCCCTCCCGACCTCACCCTCACGCTGGCTTGCCCTTTTCTTCAGGACCCCATGGTTTCCCATCGCTCCCACATGGTTTCCCAGGTATCTTCCCCCCATCACTGTATCCGCGACCACCTTTATTGCCAGCCAGTTCATTGATAAAGAGCCCTCTGGGGTGCAGCAGTCAGGAGGTGAAACTGCCTCGGAGTCCTCTAGATGCCCCTCCTCTGTCCCTGGTTAGCTCCACAAACAGCAATGGCGGTCACAGTTTGAGTCAGCtggaagacaaagagaaagagaacaaactGGATTTGTCTTCTAGTGGAGAAGCCAAGCCTAAATCTAAGATGGCAGACATGTCTGACTGTAGTGACCTTGAAGACGTTAATACCACAAGTGGGACAGATTTGGACACCACCACTGGTACTGCTTCAGGTGATGGTTCTGACCTGGATAGCGATGGAGAGAGTGAACGTGAGCGAAGTGGTAAAAGAAGGAAGCCGTCTGGGGCCATATCAAGTCAAGAAGGCCACCAATTAGAAGACACGAACAGTGCGTTGATATCAGCCGTGTCTAGTTCGGGGAACATTGCTATTGATCGTCCGTTTCTCTCTTCTGCATCATCCCAGCACTCCTTCTTCCCGCCACCTGATGAGCAAGCCCTCCCGCCCACCACCACAAATGCCAATGCAGCCACCACAGATTCCATCAAAGCCATCGCCTCTATTGCTGAGAAATATTTTGGTCCGGGTTTGATTGGTCTTCATCAGGAGAAAAAGATGGGTCCATTGCCCTACCATTCCATGTTTCCCTTCCAGTTCCTGCCCAACTTCCACAACTCCCTCTATCCCTTCAGCGCTGATCGAGGTGCCCTCAATCCTAGCATGTTCTTTAAGGCAGAGCCCAAGTCACCTCGTGAGCAGCTACACAAGATGGTTTCTGGTGCCCCAGGAGCTCCTGCTTCTACAGCGGAGTCACCATTTGATCTCACCACAAAGCCCAAGGAGACCAAGTTAGCTCCTTCCACCCCAACAAACCCCTCAAACCCCAGCAGTACTACTGGAAGCAGTAGTGGAAGTTTAGCAATATCAAGCGGTGAAGAACAGCCGTTGGACCTCAGCATTAGCAGCCGGAGCCGAGGTGGTCATAATGGTGTGGCAGCTGAGCCACAAAATAGAAAGAACCACATCTTTGGAATTGGAAAGGGTGTCTCCATCAAGGACGAAACCCCAGCTGGGTTTCCACACCCCCATTCCCAGTTACTGCACCAATCCTCCATCACCCAGCACCAGCAGCCCCAGGCACAGCCACACCAGCCACCACCCCTGCACTACGCCAAGCCCTCAGCCTTCTTCATGGATCCCATATACAG CAGGGTGGAGAAGAGGAAGCTACTCGACCCTGTAGGAgctctaaaggaaaagttcCTCAGGCCCTCACCACCACTCTTCCATCCACAG ATGTCAGCCATGGAGAATATGACAGAGAAGCTGGAGAGCTTTGGTGCTCTGAAACTGGATGCGCCGCCCAATTCACTGCAACACACAGCTCATCCACTGTTCAATTTCCGCTCACCACCACCTTCCCTCTCAGATGCCATCCTCCGCAAGGGCAAGGAGCGTTATGCATGCAG GTACTGTGGGAAAATCTTCCCTCGTTCGGCAAACCTCACCAGACACTTGCGGACACACACAGGGGAACAACCCTACAG GTGTAAATACTGTGACCGCTCATTCAGCATCTCATCCAATCTTCAACGCCACGTTCGCAACATCCATAACAAGGAGAAACCCTTCAAATGTCACCTGTGCAACCGCTGCTTTGGTCAGCAAACCAACCTCGACCGCCATCTCAAGAAGCACGAGCATGAGAACATTCCTG TGAGCCAACAGTCCGGGATGCTTTCCAACCTAGGAACCACCATCTCCTCCCCAAACTCCGAGCCAGACAATCATGCACTTTTAGATGAGAAGGAGGACTCGTACTTCTCAGAAATCCGCAACTTCATTTCCAACAGTGAGATGAACCAGGCCTCCAGCTCCACGGATAAGAG ATCAGACCAGGCAGAGGAGGAGTGTCCATCTAGCCACAGTTTGTCCAACTCCAAGCTAGGGCTCCAggggctggaggaggaggaagaggaagtggagggcgacgatgaggaggaggaggaaggcagcCTGACAGAGAAGTCTCACGACGAGGCACCTGAGTCCCCATCTCCCATCACAACAGGCGTGTTtgaggaggatgaggacgaGGACGAGACAGAGACGGCTCCATTAGCTATGAGCTATGAACACACTCGCAG GCTTATGCAATGA